From the Brachyhypopomus gauderio isolate BG-103 chromosome 5, BGAUD_0.2, whole genome shotgun sequence genome, one window contains:
- the gpr37b gene encoding prosaposin receptor GPR37b encodes MQVLVVKTLLFVAGYAHVQSFKDVANVHTKEPGGHNITRTRAFDLINGHLSRTFNVMYSERRRATGPPPNAVGMTLATDIGTTHKNARMTAARYGNQYGHTLVLSESTGTSTDTSTRLRRHEREKLNREMRAAMGTAGGRNNAEPDSKGRRWTHKRHHRRKRGTKEHHKKTFKSARKGLSKGGVPQTPPETSANVLTSSLALWEPLPKPLALTATDVPFDLTRHIEFYTKHVEDPWGATPMTPPYPEDEENEYFPNPFYPVTSETYGAYAILCFSVLIFIVGIIGNISIMCVVCHNYYMRSISNALLANLAVWDLALLMFGLPLVVFHELTKTWLLGPFTCKVIPYIEVASMGVTTFTLCALCIDRFRAATNVQMYYEMIENCTSTAAKLAVIWIGALLLALPELLIRQLVTEEGGEGEASAERCVMRIATSLPDTLYVLGLTYEGARLWWCFGCYFCLPTLFTIGSSLATARRIRRAERGCARGNKKQVRLESQMNCTVVALATVYGACVVPENVCNMAAAYMAAGVAPRTMALLHLVSQLLLFVRAAVTPVLLLCLCRPFGRAFLDCCCAGCAGGRSSATASDDNEHECTTELELSPFSTIRREMSSYTATGSHC; translated from the exons GATATGCACACGTTCAGTCTTTTAAAGACGTCGCTAATGTACACACCAAAGAACCTGGCGGCCACAACATCACTCGGACTCGAGCGTTTGATCTAATAAATGGCCACCTTTCGAGAACATTCAATGTCATGTATTCTGAACGACGACGAGCCACAGGTCCACCCCCAAATGCTGTCGGGATGACTTTAGCGACCGATATTGGCACAACCCATAAAAATGCACGGATGACTGCAGCGCGCTACGGTAACCAGTACGGACACACACTGGTTCTGTCGGAGAGCACTGGAACCAGCACAGACACAAGCACGCGCTTGCGGCGGCACGAGAGGGAAAAGTTGAATAGAGAGATGCGCGCTGCCATGGGAACAGCAGGTGGACGCAATAACGCAGAGCCTGATTCAAAAGGCAGACGATGGACACACAAGAGACACCACAGGCGCAAAAGAGGCACAAAAGAACACCACAAGAAAACGTTCAAGAGCGCGAGAAAGGGGCTGAGTAAAGGTGGTGTTCCTCAGACACCACCTGAAACTTCTGCGAACGTCTTGACCTCCTCCCTGGCCTTGTGGGAGCCCTTGCCCAAACCACTCGCCCTCACCGCCACTGATGTCCCTTTTGACTTAACCAGACACATCGAGTTCTACACCAAACACGTGGAAGATCCGTGGGGCGCTACACCCATGACCCCGCCGTACCCAGAAGATGAGGAAAACGAATATTTCCCCAACCCTTTCTACCCCGTCACCAGCGAGACGTATGGCGCTTACGCCATCTTGTGTTTTTCGGTTCTCATTTTCATAGTGGGAATAATAGGAAACATTTCGataatgtgtgttgtgtgccaCAACTACTACATGAGAAGCATCTCTAACGCGCTTCTGGCTAATCTGGCCGTATGGGATCTTGCGCTGCTGATGTTTGGCCTTCCACTGGTGGTTTTCCACGAGCTGACTAAGACCTGGTTACTGGGTCCCTTCACCTGTAAGGTCATCCCGTATATTGAG GTGGCCTCAATGGGCGTGACCACCTTCACCCTGTGTGCCCTCTGCATCGACCGATTCCGCGCTGCCACTAACGTGCAGATGTACTACGAGATGATCGAGAACTGCACGTCCACGGCGGCCAAGCTGGCCGTCATCTGGATCGGCGCGCTGCTGCTGGCCCTGCCCGAGCTGCTCATCCGCCAGCTGGTGACGGAGGAGGGCGGAGAGGGCGAGGCGTCGGCGGAGCGCTGCGTGATGCGCATCGCCACCTCGCTGCCGGACACGCTGTACGTGCTGGGCCTGACGTACGAGGGCGCGCGGCTGTGGTGGTGTTTCGGCTGCTACTTCTGCCTGCCCACCCTCTTCACCATCGGCAGCTCCCTCGCCACCGCCCGACGCATCCGGAGGGCGGAGCGTGGCTGCGCCCGCGGCAACAAGAAGCAGGTGCGTCTGGAGAGCCAGATGAACTGCACGGTGGTGGCGCTGGCCACGGTGTACGGCGCGTGCGTGGTGCCCGAGAACGTGTGCAACATGGCGGCGGCGTACATGGCGGCCGGCGTGGCCCCGCGGACCATGGCCCTGCTGCACCTGGTCAGCCAGCTGCTGCTGTTCGTGCGGGCGGCCGTCACGCCCGTGCTGCTGCTCTGCCTGTGCCGGCCGTTCGGACGGGCCTTCCTGGACTGCTGCTGCGCGGGCTGTGCGGGCGGACGCTCCTCGGCCACGGCCAGCGACGACAACGAACACGAGTGCACCACCGAGCTGGAGCTCTCGCCGTTCAGCACCATACGCAGGGAGATGTCCAGCTACACCGCCACGGGCTCGCACTGCTGA